One window of the Pseudomonadota bacterium genome contains the following:
- a CDS encoding efflux RND transporter periplasmic adaptor subunit: AQVRPAQRIVVEVEAFPEAVFEGEIYAVDPRVDEASRSLRVRGRIPNQHLKLRPGMFARASLILSVREDALWVPEQALVPMASGQFVYRAVGGKAVLTQVTTGTRVPGEVEITAGLEVSDIVVTEGYAKLQDGVPIEATDWSDTRGAEPAAG, translated from the coding sequence GCTCAGGTGCGGCCGGCCCAGCGGATCGTCGTTGAAGTCGAAGCTTTCCCGGAGGCTGTCTTCGAGGGTGAGATCTACGCCGTCGACCCGCGCGTCGATGAAGCCTCCCGTAGCCTGCGGGTCCGGGGCCGCATCCCCAATCAGCACCTCAAGTTACGGCCCGGCATGTTCGCCCGCGCCAGCCTCATCCTGTCGGTGCGGGAGGACGCGTTGTGGGTGCCGGAACAGGCCCTGGTGCCGATGGCAAGCGGCCAGTTCGTATATCGCGCGGTCGGCGGTAAAGCCGTGCTGACCCAGGTCACCACCGGAACGCGTGTCCCCGGAGAGGTCGAAATCACCGCGGGCCTAGAGGTGAGCGACATCGTCGTGACGGAGGGCTACGCCAAGCTCCAGGACGGCGTCCCGATAGAAGCCACGGACTGGTCCGACACCCGCGGCGCCGAGCCAGCCGCCGGGTAG